A part of Candidatus Melainabacteria bacterium genomic DNA contains:
- a CDS encoding PIN domain-containing protein, whose product MKQSVYLDTTIFSYYVDERSELDVHIKRTREWWNNEKHFYDLYISNFVLEELKGGNFPNQIYAIKLTKGIHILNPIEQVDKIIEIYLKNKLMPLKDTRDALHLAFASVYKIDILLTWNCAHLANVNKKIHMKNINATLGLFLPEIVTPLELRV is encoded by the coding sequence ATGAAACAAAGTGTTTATTTAGATACAACTATTTTTAGTTATTATGTTGATGAAAGATCAGAGCTTGATGTTCATATTAAGAGAACAAGAGAATGGTGGAACAATGAAAAACATTTTTATGATTTATATATAAGCAATTTTGTCTTAGAAGAACTAAAAGGAGGAAATTTCCCAAATCAAATATATGCAATAAAGCTAACAAAAGGCATCCATATATTAAATCCTATAGAACAAGTTGATAAGATTATTGAAATCTATCTTAAGAATAAATTAATGCCATTAAAAGATACGAGAGATGCATTGCATCTAGCATTTGCTTCAGTTTACAAAATTGATATCTTATTAACCTGGAACTGTGCCCATCTAGCAAACGTAAACAAGAAAATACATATGAAAAATATAAATGCAACATTAGGTCTATTTCTCCCTGAAATTGTTACACCACTTGAACTCAGGGTATAA
- a CDS encoding YgiT-type zinc finger protein, whose translation MQNFKCPSCGSDRIEIKKIIHTINGGNNSALIDVYVEVCEMCGEILFTPEQVCKFEEIKNKLEKGHTDNFIPIGKNFRVA comes from the coding sequence ATGCAAAACTTTAAATGCCCATCGTGTGGTTCAGATAGAATTGAAATAAAAAAGATCATCCACACTATTAATGGTGGAAACAATTCAGCATTAATTGATGTTTATGTAGAAGTTTGTGAAATGTGTGGAGAGATTCTTTTCACACCCGAACAAGTTTGTAAATTTGAAGAGATTAAGAATAAGTTGGAAAAAGGACACACAGATAATTTTATTCCGATTGGGAAAAACTTTCGAGTTGCATAG
- a CDS encoding DUF4258 domain-containing protein, whose product MNFEDLKSAIQSDNFRITQHALQEKDADNISILEIKTSIKHAEVIEDYPSSKPLPSCLVLSFNNKNEPIHTVWALDKGSQIAILITVYRPNPKKWVEYKKRK is encoded by the coding sequence ATAAATTTTGAAGACTTAAAGTCAGCCATTCAATCAGATAATTTTAGAATTACTCAACATGCTCTTCAAGAAAAAGATGCTGACAATATTTCGATCCTTGAAATAAAAACATCTATTAAGCATGCTGAAGTAATAGAAGACTATCCTAGTAGTAAGCCGCTGCCGTCGTGTTTAGTATTAAGTTTTAATAATAAAAATGAGCCTATTCATACTGTATGGGCACTGGATAAGGGATCTCAAATAGCCATTCTAATTACTGTTTATAGGCCTAATCCAAAGAAATGGGTAGAATATAAGAAAAGGAAATAA
- a CDS encoding PIN domain-containing protein has translation MTEQLAVIIIIMIKKTKLYIDTSIWNLALETNRSEYRLTIDFLEVYGKSKSHLLCISEVVEVEINRAYDTRRKQLLRLVEKYQPEILTPSNESYNLAKIYTNEGLMPSNAINDAIHIAVASLNHCDFIVSWNFQHIVRARTIKGVHVINLREGYSLIEIVSPREFVSQ, from the coding sequence ATGACAGAACAACTAGCTGTTATAATCATTATAATGATTAAGAAAACAAAGCTTTATATTGATACCTCTATATGGAATTTAGCTCTTGAAACCAATAGAAGTGAGTACAGGCTAACTATAGATTTTTTAGAAGTTTATGGTAAAAGTAAAAGTCATTTACTTTGTATATCAGAAGTTGTTGAAGTTGAAATTAATAGAGCTTATGACACAAGGCGTAAACAGTTATTGAGATTGGTTGAAAAATATCAACCTGAGATTCTAACTCCAAGCAATGAATCATATAATCTAGCTAAGATTTATACTAATGAAGGATTGATGCCTTCTAATGCTATCAATGATGCTATTCACATTGCTGTTGCTAGTTTAAATCATTGTGATTTTATTGTCTCATGGAACTTTCAACATATCGTACGAGCTAGAACTATTAAAGGTGTTCACGTAATTAATTTACGAGAAGGTTATAGCTTAATTGAAATTGTTTCACCAAGAGAATTTGTTTCACAATAA